One window of Candidatus Acidulodesulfobacterium ferriphilum genomic DNA carries:
- a CDS encoding HEPN domain-containing protein yields MNEETVNERIKYADESLNAGKQLFKNNPDEFKTTVCFLMQQGVEKYLKAYLVFNDIEINEANKNKIHNIGKLINDCEKIDPSFNNLI; encoded by the coding sequence ATGAATGAGGAAACCGTTAATGAGCGGATTAAATATGCCGACGAGAGTTTAAATGCGGGAAAACAGCTTTTTAAAAATAATCCCGATGAATTTAAAACTACAGTATGTTTTCTCATGCAGCAGGGAGTAGAGAAATATCTTAAAGCATACTTAGTGTTCAACGACATTGAAATTAACGAAGCTAATAAAAATAAAATTCATAATATTGGAAAATTAATTAACGATTGCGAAAAAATAGATCCAAGTTTCAATAACCTTATTTAA